In one Arenibacter antarcticus genomic region, the following are encoded:
- a CDS encoding haloacid dehalogenase type II: METIIRPKVLFFDVNETLLDLTPMKKKIGDVLGGREDLLSLWFTTMLQYSLVASASGQYEHFGAIGAATLQMVAANNGITIPEQEARKTIDESLGGLLAHPDVKPALSSLREAGYKLVAFTNSSNEGVEKQFESAGLTTYFEERLSVEDVGKFKPFRETYDWGARKMKVKPQECMLIAAHGWDVAGALWAGWRAAFVSRLGQQIFPLAPKTEISVPDLKQVADILITYK, from the coding sequence ATGGAAACTATAATCAGGCCCAAAGTTTTGTTCTTTGACGTAAATGAAACACTTCTAGACCTAACTCCTATGAAAAAAAAAATAGGTGACGTATTAGGCGGAAGAGAAGATCTATTATCCTTATGGTTTACAACCATGCTGCAGTATTCTTTAGTTGCCTCTGCTAGTGGACAATACGAACATTTTGGTGCTATTGGAGCAGCTACGCTACAAATGGTAGCAGCAAATAATGGGATTACCATTCCTGAGCAAGAGGCACGAAAAACCATTGATGAATCTTTAGGAGGTTTGCTAGCTCATCCCGATGTAAAACCTGCTTTATCCTCATTAAGAGAGGCTGGTTATAAATTAGTCGCTTTTACAAATTCATCCAACGAAGGAGTTGAAAAACAGTTTGAAAGTGCTGGCCTGACAACATATTTTGAGGAACGATTAAGTGTAGAAGATGTTGGGAAATTTAAACCATTTAGGGAAACCTATGATTGGGGAGCTCGTAAAATGAAAGTAAAACCCCAAGAATGTATGCTTATTGCAGCTCATGGTTGGGATGTTGCCGGCGCACTTTGGGCTGGTTGGCGTGCTGCATTTGTTAGCAGACTAGGACAACAAATTTTTCCGCTAGCACCAAAAACAGAAATTTCAGTACCCGATTTAAAACAAGTAGCAGACATTTTAATAACTTATAAATAA
- a CDS encoding helix-turn-helix domain-containing protein, with product MNLIGTKWKPLILFHLLEGSMRSGILQKKIPGISNKMFTQTVRELEKDGLISRKIFPVVPPKVEYTLSDRGKSLEKILRSLDQWGLNDCQN from the coding sequence ATGAATTTAATAGGAACAAAATGGAAGCCTTTAATTCTATTTCATTTATTGGAAGGCAGTATGCGTTCAGGAATATTGCAAAAGAAAATTCCTGGCATATCAAATAAAATGTTTACCCAAACTGTAAGAGAGTTAGAAAAAGATGGTCTTATTTCTAGAAAAATTTTCCCCGTAGTTCCTCCTAAAGTGGAATACACACTAAGCGACAGGGGAAAATCACTTGAGAAAATATTAAGAAGTTTAGATCAATGGGGTTTAAACGATTGTCAAAATTGA
- a CDS encoding TlpA disulfide reductase family protein, producing MKKTVYFLMISIMFATSCKQSPKQSKNLKPTTTTTVTLEASTPTSLYEDLEGNPISLSDYKGKNILLNFWATWCRPCLEEMPSLLRSKAILEKENYIFLLVSDQSVKKISDFKDKNDYDFNFIRTTAALSQLNIYALPTTFIYNKKGEKVDEITGAVEWDSEPIITKLKSVQ from the coding sequence ATGAAAAAAACCGTTTATTTTTTAATGATCAGTATTATGTTTGCCACTTCGTGCAAGCAGTCACCAAAACAGAGTAAAAATCTAAAACCTACTACTACTACTACGGTTACTTTAGAAGCTTCTACCCCTACTTCACTTTATGAAGATTTAGAAGGCAATCCCATATCGTTATCCGATTATAAAGGAAAGAATATACTACTCAACTTTTGGGCTACTTGGTGCAGACCTTGTTTAGAGGAAATGCCGTCATTATTAAGGTCCAAGGCCATTTTGGAAAAGGAGAACTATATATTCCTTCTTGTATCCGATCAATCGGTCAAAAAAATAAGTGATTTCAAAGATAAAAACGATTACGATTTTAATTTCATCAGGACTACCGCTGCGCTTTCCCAGTTAAATATCTACGCCCTACCCACCACTTTTATATACAATAAAAAAGGGGAAAAAGTAGATGAAATAACCGGAGCCGTAGAATGGGATTCGGAACCAATCATTACCAAACTAAAAAGTGTCCAATAA
- a CDS encoding VOC family protein, with the protein MSTSKNYPKSFSHIGITVPNIKEAVKFYSEVMGWYIIMEPSTVKKEKETAIGQMCIDVFGNDWNEFEIAHLATSDGIGIELFSFPHGIKEAPEFNPFNTGLFHFCIQDPNIEELIDKIVSYGGKQRMPIREYYPNDKPFKMCYVEDPFGIVFEIYTHSYELTYSSGAYSK; encoded by the coding sequence ATGTCTACAAGTAAAAATTATCCAAAATCATTTTCACATATTGGAATTACAGTGCCTAATATAAAGGAAGCTGTAAAGTTCTATTCAGAAGTTATGGGTTGGTATATAATTATGGAACCATCCACAGTGAAAAAAGAAAAGGAAACTGCTATTGGTCAGATGTGCATTGACGTTTTCGGAAATGATTGGAACGAATTTGAAATTGCTCATTTAGCAACTTCAGACGGAATTGGAATTGAATTATTTTCTTTTCCACACGGTATTAAAGAAGCCCCTGAATTTAATCCATTCAATACAGGTCTTTTTCATTTTTGTATACAAGACCCAAATATTGAAGAACTCATTGATAAAATTGTGTCCTACGGAGGAAAACAAAGAATGCCTATTAGGGAATATTACCCAAATGATAAGCCTTTTAAAATGTGCTATGTGGAAGATCCCTTCGGAATTGTTTTCGAGATCTACACGCATAGTTATGAATTGACCTATTCTTCGGGGGCTTATTCAAAGTAA
- a CDS encoding SOS response-associated peptidase: MCFGTRVTSSVKELQKFYNVSKLIGKTAVNNNLVYHHANGWAHPLMWIIPQESSKHITPSMWGIMPPTDMGADYQNYYKEAARFGAGLNARSEKLFDHYIYKNSAFTKRCIIPVDGFFEPHTAPKNFKIPFYFERKNKTLISLAGLYTTTRDGFNTFTILTKEATPLFKKIHNTKNRRPVILNDEDVEVWLSSDLSQNDILSVMHEDMDDAVLHAYPISKDLYSPKVDSNRPDIIDEVPYRELEIEY; encoded by the coding sequence ATGTGTTTTGGCACTAGGGTAACTTCCTCCGTAAAAGAACTGCAAAAATTCTATAATGTCTCCAAGTTGATTGGCAAAACAGCTGTTAACAATAATTTGGTATATCATCATGCCAATGGTTGGGCCCATCCCCTAATGTGGATTATCCCCCAAGAAAGCAGCAAGCATATTACCCCTTCTATGTGGGGTATTATGCCCCCTACCGACATGGGCGCCGATTATCAAAATTATTATAAGGAGGCCGCAAGGTTTGGAGCGGGATTAAATGCACGGTCTGAAAAACTCTTTGATCATTATATCTATAAGAACAGTGCCTTTACCAAACGCTGTATCATTCCAGTTGATGGATTCTTTGAACCCCATACCGCTCCAAAAAATTTTAAGATTCCATTTTACTTCGAACGAAAGAACAAGACCCTAATTAGTTTGGCCGGACTCTACACCACGACAAGGGACGGATTTAACACCTTTACCATTCTTACCAAAGAGGCTACTCCCCTCTTTAAAAAAATACACAATACCAAAAATAGAAGACCTGTAATCTTAAATGATGAGGATGTGGAGGTTTGGTTGAGTTCTGATCTTTCTCAGAATGACATTCTAAGCGTAATGCATGAGGATATGGACGATGCCGTACTCCATGCCTACCCCATCAGTAAGGATCTATACAGTCCCAAGGTAGATTCTAACAGACCCGATATTATAGACGAGGTGCCTTACAGAGAATTGGAGATTGAATATTGA
- a CDS encoding DUF6503 family protein → MKINLFAIILSLSLVSCGSNDKKQSQNEAAPEFQNKGHQLVYDMAQKVGNYSKLMGKKDVVYTYTYETPDGKKDVVTEKYLFKGELSYGAYHTHERTLPQLQGLIEQGFDGSEFWLKHNGKILNDENLLKGVVFNRPTNFYWFAMMQKLLDKGLKYEYLGDKKIEGIEYDIVKVTFDIAGKKTSDTYQLYINKETALVDQFLFTVADFDVIENPYLMKLEYESIDGLLLPTKRKYKISTWNAEVTNEPWIKVTWSNIKFRNSLAKEDFKK, encoded by the coding sequence ATGAAAATTAATTTATTCGCTATTATTCTAAGTTTATCGTTAGTGTCCTGTGGCAGTAATGACAAAAAGCAATCGCAAAATGAGGCCGCCCCGGAATTCCAAAATAAAGGCCATCAGTTGGTGTATGACATGGCGCAGAAAGTAGGGAATTACAGTAAACTTATGGGCAAAAAAGATGTTGTATATACCTACACGTACGAAACCCCAGATGGAAAAAAGGATGTAGTTACAGAAAAGTACCTTTTTAAAGGGGAGCTTTCTTATGGTGCATATCATACACATGAGAGAACCCTTCCCCAACTTCAAGGTTTAATTGAGCAAGGTTTTGACGGTAGTGAATTCTGGCTAAAGCACAATGGAAAAATCTTAAATGATGAAAACCTTTTAAAAGGGGTAGTCTTTAATAGACCCACTAACTTCTATTGGTTTGCCATGATGCAAAAGCTATTGGATAAAGGTTTAAAATACGAGTATTTAGGTGATAAAAAGATAGAAGGTATTGAATATGACATTGTAAAAGTGACCTTTGATATAGCGGGAAAGAAAACCTCAGATACGTATCAGCTGTACATAAACAAGGAGACAGCATTAGTAGATCAATTTCTTTTTACCGTAGCTGATTTTGATGTCATTGAAAATCCTTATTTGATGAAACTCGAATACGAAAGTATAGATGGGCTTTTATTACCGACAAAACGAAAATATAAAATATCTACTTGGAATGCTGAAGTAACCAATGAGCCCTGGATAAAGGTGACTTGGTCCAATATTAAATTTCGTAACAGCCTAGCAAAAGAAGATTTTAAAAAATAG